The Natrinema saccharevitans genome includes the window GATCGCTTTTCTCTACTCGCGTGCGAGCGCGGCCCGGTAGCCGTCACCCGCTCGCTCGGCGAGCCCCAGCAGTACCGCCCACCCGAGGAGCCGCTCGGTCCGCCCCGGATCGACTCGAGGTCGGCCGGACCGTCGCCGATCGTCGCTCGAGCGATCGTCGCGGAGCCCGTCGGCGACCTCGGCGACGGTCAGTGGCTCGTCCGCCTTCTCGAGCGCGGCGCACACCGCGTCGGCACCGTCCACGCGCGCCCGGAACGCCCGGCCGAGTCGCCCGCGATCGAGCGCCGCCGGATCGGCCGCGTCGCCGCTCGAGCCCGTCTCGCGGCGGCGAAAGCTCCCCGACTCCTCGGCCGCGAGCTCGAGCGCGCGCAGGAAGGTGAGCCACGTCGCGGCTTCGTCGCGGTCCTCGAGGGCGGTCTCCTCGACGAGGTGGGCACAGCAGTCGTCGACCTCGCCGACTGTCGCGGGGAGGGCGCGGTGGACCGTTTCGACGGTTTCGAGGTCGGCGGGCTGCTCGGGGACCGGCTTGAACCGCACGGCTACAGGTCGAAAGAGTCGACGAGCAGTTCCTCGTCGGTCTCGCCGTGGACGTAGGTGGAACCGCCGATCACGTCGATCGTCACCGTCGCGGGCGCGAAGAGATCGGAGGGAACCTCCTCGAAGTCCCAGTCGAGGTCGTCGAAGACCTCGCCGAAGGGACGGCCGTGGTCCGCGGCGGCCGTCGAGGGCACCGAGTCGAAGACGTCGGCGTCCTCGCGGACGGTGAGGTGGGCGCAGCCGCCGTAGGCGATGGCGTCGTTCGTGCGCGCGATGGCCGTGCGCTCGTCGCCCGCGACGGGCGCGACGGGCGCGCGCCCGGTCGCGGAGACGATGTCGAGCGGGTCGTATCCCAGTTCCGAGAGCCGGAACGTCGCCAGTTCGGCCGCCCGGGCGGCGTTGGTGATCGAACCGACGAGGCTCGCGGTCTGGTAGGCAAGCAGGAAGACGCTGCTCGTCTCGACCTCCGCGAGGTCGGCGACCTGCTCGGCCGCGGCCGCGGTCGGCTCCCGTTCGGTCTCGAGGGCAAGCGCCGTCAGATCGAAGGCGTCGGTGTAGCCGATTCGGCGAAACTCCTCCTCGCGGGCCACCAGCGCCCGGGCGGGCCCGCTGCCGAGCCCCTCGAAGTCCTCGGTCGTCAGCTCCCAGCCCGCCTTCTGGGAACAGAGCAGCGCGAGCGCCGGCTGGTCGGTCGAGAGTTCGACGTAGGGGATCGACGCGTCGCCGAGTTCGCCCAGTTCGTAGCTCGGCGTCGCCATTCCGGCGGTCTGGATCTCGGTCA containing:
- the mch gene encoding methenyltetrahydromethanopterin cyclohydrolase, with the translated sequence MESLNRMAIELVDEALDYAEELNIGGYDLENESTVLDFGLEFDGGIEAGLLLTEIQTAGMATPSYELGELGDASIPYVELSTDQPALALLCSQKAGWELTTEDFEGLGSGPARALVAREEEFRRIGYTDAFDLTALALETEREPTAAAAEQVADLAEVETSSVFLLAYQTASLVGSITNAARAAELATFRLSELGYDPLDIVSATGRAPVAPVAGDERTAIARTNDAIAYGGCAHLTVREDADVFDSVPSTAAADHGRPFGEVFDDLDWDFEEVPSDLFAPATVTIDVIGGSTYVHGETDEELLVDSFDL